Proteins encoded within one genomic window of Halodesulfovibrio sp. MK-HDV:
- the gspE gene encoding type II secretion system ATPase GspE, with translation MRTLEHALVAKHLITADDIVWLDQEASEQGKTFEEVVLENELLTEIQFKSAQAEFYGLEMLAAVSEEMVDTELICRFTITYLKKHQIVPLRGAEGVVVGMADPYSLKVLNDFSLLLGGGTPSPVLLPRNVITGLINRAFGDFQEDANVSDVLNDANDLGLDEIDEDTLNDLLDDTSDAPLIKLVNMVLTQAVRAGASDVHIEPFKDFLRVRFRLDGVLYNKHSFDKRFSAAIVSRIKILAKLNIAEKRLPQDGRIALILGGREVDLRVSTLPTSHGERVVMRLLEKTSRVLNLTELGLGSADLEIMKKVTRIAHGIILVTGPTGSGKTTSLYAALSDINSPDKNIMTIEDPVEYQLEGVGQIQVNQKTGLTFAAGLRSIVRQDPDVILIGEIRDKETADIAIQSALTGHLVFSTLHTNDAASAVTRLIDMGVEPFLLSSVLRAVVAQRLVRILCPHCKEAYTAAAEVVAECGEMASKMENQTLHRAAGCPHCMDTGYKGRQAVYEIMQISDPIKSMILKNADSNQIRRESIVDGMRTLKGDGCLKVLSGVTSVAEVLRVSNL, from the coding sequence ATGAGAACGCTAGAACATGCTCTTGTAGCAAAGCACCTTATTACAGCAGACGATATTGTATGGCTGGATCAAGAAGCTTCTGAGCAAGGAAAAACTTTTGAAGAAGTTGTACTAGAAAATGAATTGCTCACAGAGATTCAATTTAAAAGTGCACAGGCCGAGTTTTATGGGCTGGAAATGCTTGCAGCTGTTTCAGAGGAAATGGTCGATACGGAACTTATTTGCCGTTTTACCATTACTTATTTAAAAAAACATCAGATTGTTCCGCTTAGAGGGGCAGAGGGTGTTGTTGTAGGAATGGCCGATCCGTATTCATTGAAGGTTCTTAACGATTTTTCTCTGCTACTAGGTGGCGGAACTCCTTCACCTGTTCTTTTGCCTCGCAATGTGATCACCGGTTTAATCAACCGTGCTTTTGGTGACTTTCAGGAAGATGCCAATGTTAGTGATGTGTTGAATGATGCGAATGACCTTGGGTTGGATGAAATTGATGAAGATACACTGAACGACTTGCTTGATGATACGAGTGATGCACCATTAATTAAGCTCGTTAACATGGTATTAACGCAAGCAGTCCGTGCCGGGGCAAGTGATGTGCATATTGAACCTTTTAAGGATTTTTTGCGTGTCCGCTTTCGTCTGGATGGTGTTCTGTATAACAAACATAGTTTTGATAAGCGGTTCAGTGCAGCAATTGTTTCTCGCATTAAGATTCTCGCAAAGTTGAATATCGCAGAGAAAAGACTGCCACAGGATGGCCGTATTGCTCTAATCCTTGGCGGCCGTGAGGTCGATCTGCGTGTGTCAACGTTACCGACATCTCATGGAGAACGAGTGGTAATGCGTCTGTTGGAAAAGACATCACGTGTGTTGAACCTGACGGAGCTTGGGCTCGGTTCTGCTGATCTTGAAATTATGAAAAAAGTTACACGCATTGCCCACGGTATTATTCTTGTAACTGGTCCTACAGGTAGTGGTAAAACTACTTCTCTTTATGCAGCACTGAGTGACATTAATTCACCTGATAAGAATATTATGACCATTGAAGATCCAGTTGAATATCAGCTTGAAGGGGTCGGCCAGATACAGGTGAACCAAAAGACAGGGCTTACCTTTGCTGCAGGGTTGCGCTCTATTGTGCGACAGGATCCTGATGTTATTCTTATTGGTGAGATCCGCGATAAAGAAACTGCGGATATTGCTATTCAGTCGGCACTGACCGGCCATTTGGTTTTTTCAACATTACATACAAACGATGCTGCCAGTGCTGTGACACGTCTTATTGATATGGGCGTGGAGCCATTTTTGCTTTCATCCGTATTGCGAGCGGTGGTAGCCCAGCGTCTTGTGCGTATTCTTTGTCCGCATTGTAAAGAGGCATATACAGCTGCAGCCGAGGTTGTTGCAGAGTGTGGTGAAATGGCGAGTAAAATGGAAAATCAGACTTTGCACCGAGCTGCTGGCTGTCCACACTGCATGGATACTGGGTATAAGGGACGACAGGCTGTATATGAAATTATGCAGATTAGTGATCCAATAAAAAGTATGATTTTAAAGAACGCAGATTCAAATCAAATTCGTCGTGAATCAATTGTAGATGGTATGCGCACGCTGAAAGGTGATGGTTGCTTGAAAGTGTTGAGCGGAGTCACTTCTGTAGCGGAAGTGCTGCGAGTTTCCAATTTATAA
- the gspD gene encoding type II secretion system secretin GspD: MMIANKMMRILGVVLVVCMLSGTAVCSGSASQHAYISMDFKKVEIHVLIKFISELTGKNFIVDNRVGGRVTIYSPSKVSVEEAYRVFESVLQVNNFTIVPSGKVYKIMPLAVGRSEGVPTLTSDSSLRQHKPTGDELVTLLISLKHSSASELGKVIPKLIGKNGLVTVYPPTNSLIITAPFARIQEAQKVINEIDKSQYAPQFRQFPLKFGDSKSVAANLSKILTTQVKEQEKFGKKAMALVQADERTNVVLVLADPETMMTIKTMIKTLDIPTPAGKGDIHFISLENAKAEDVAKVINTLVERQGNTKEEKVLSREVKIVADKATNSLVITARPDDFMILKSTIEKLDVERKQVFIEALLMEASSDSNFSFGVNWAGGQKAGKVFLFGSSNQGGGTVSLPSSSGTGFPAFPAGGSIGAIIENAFSIGGTEYSIQSILSAVKGDNDYTILATPQLLTLDNEEARVDVVDNIPFVKETVVTTATAINTQSVDYKDVGVKLKITPRIGQNQTLQLDVLQEVSRVLNSLVAVGDGQSLVAPTTRKRVVETTIRMKDGQTVVIAGLLSEDGTKNNSSTPGLGDIPLFGWLFKQRKKTNAKSNLYIFITPHIINSFDEAEKLAENKRLSVHTTRVGKDGLGLPMMSDPSLLPPIILQ, encoded by the coding sequence ATGATGATAGCGAATAAAATGATGCGTATACTTGGCGTAGTTTTGGTTGTCTGCATGCTTTCTGGTACCGCAGTCTGTTCTGGCAGTGCATCACAACATGCATATATCAGCATGGATTTTAAGAAAGTTGAAATTCATGTACTGATTAAATTTATTAGCGAATTGACCGGAAAAAATTTTATTGTCGATAACCGCGTTGGAGGAAGGGTAACTATTTATTCTCCTTCAAAGGTAAGCGTGGAAGAAGCGTATCGTGTGTTTGAATCTGTTTTACAGGTAAACAACTTCACGATTGTTCCAAGTGGAAAAGTGTATAAGATTATGCCACTTGCCGTTGGGCGTAGTGAAGGGGTTCCTACCCTTACCTCAGACTCTTCTTTAAGACAGCACAAACCTACAGGTGACGAACTTGTTACACTGCTCATCTCTTTGAAGCATTCCAGTGCATCAGAGCTTGGAAAGGTTATTCCAAAGCTTATAGGTAAAAACGGGCTTGTGACCGTGTATCCTCCTACAAACTCACTTATTATTACTGCACCGTTTGCACGTATTCAAGAAGCTCAAAAAGTCATTAATGAGATAGATAAATCACAATACGCACCACAGTTTAGGCAGTTCCCATTAAAATTTGGTGACTCAAAAAGTGTGGCAGCGAACTTGAGTAAAATTTTGACTACACAAGTTAAAGAGCAGGAAAAATTTGGCAAAAAAGCCATGGCACTTGTGCAAGCAGACGAGAGAACAAACGTGGTTCTTGTTCTTGCTGATCCTGAAACCATGATGACTATCAAAACTATGATTAAAACATTGGATATCCCTACTCCGGCCGGCAAGGGTGATATTCATTTTATTTCGCTGGAAAATGCTAAAGCAGAAGATGTGGCTAAGGTTATTAATACGTTAGTTGAACGTCAGGGGAATACAAAGGAAGAGAAAGTACTTTCTCGTGAGGTAAAAATTGTGGCAGACAAAGCTACAAACAGCCTTGTGATTACTGCACGTCCAGATGACTTTATGATTCTCAAGTCGACCATTGAAAAATTAGATGTTGAACGAAAACAAGTGTTCATTGAAGCTTTGCTTATGGAAGCTTCCAGTGATTCGAATTTTTCTTTCGGTGTAAACTGGGCTGGTGGGCAAAAAGCTGGGAAAGTGTTCCTTTTTGGTTCATCTAACCAAGGTGGTGGTACCGTTTCTCTGCCATCGTCAAGTGGCACTGGCTTTCCGGCTTTTCCAGCTGGCGGTTCCATTGGTGCGATTATAGAAAATGCATTTTCCATTGGCGGGACAGAATATAGTATCCAGTCTATCTTGAGTGCTGTGAAAGGTGACAACGATTACACCATTCTTGCCACTCCACAGCTGCTTACTCTAGATAATGAAGAAGCGCGTGTAGATGTTGTTGATAACATACCTTTTGTGAAAGAAACTGTAGTTACTACTGCAACCGCCATTAATACTCAAAGTGTTGATTACAAGGATGTTGGTGTTAAGCTGAAAATTACACCGCGAATTGGACAGAACCAGACTCTTCAGCTTGATGTATTGCAGGAGGTAAGCCGCGTGCTTAACTCGCTCGTTGCTGTTGGGGATGGACAGAGCCTTGTAGCACCGACAACCCGTAAACGCGTGGTAGAGACGACTATCCGTATGAAAGATGGTCAAACTGTTGTAATTGCAGGTTTGTTGAGCGAAGATGGTACGAAGAACAATAGTTCGACTCCAGGGTTAGGTGATATTCCTTTGTTTGGCTGGTTGTTTAAGCAGAGGAAAAAAACTAATGCAAAGAGTAATTTATACATTTTTATTACGCCACATATCATCAACAGCTTTGATGAAGCTGAAAAACTTGCTGAGAACAAACGTTTGAGTGTGCATACGACCCGCGTAGGTAAGGATGGTTTAGGTCTGCCTATGATGAGTGATCCAAGTCTGTTACCGCCTATTATCCTTCAGTAG
- a CDS encoding type II secretion system protein N: MTGILTDKVKIFIELLVVTAISYFMADACYALFFVEQDIAPKYVTRNVTTKKILEKQVALSSFKIIEQRNLLKVKNAPPVPKKRKPKKKTTSQALSISKRGFHLLGTIFAEKPSESWAIVLYKNKQSLYRNGSKISGWKVVEIKRREIILQRGRAKERLLIDGKKATASRGSSGGRVVARSYIKNQLKDLSKVASSIKIVPQTKGGRKGLHVQALQSGSFLYNMGLRKGDLLVKANGKSLTSFGDAASLMSMLDKNNISLNIIRKGKSQTLTFRLK, translated from the coding sequence ATGACAGGCATTTTGACGGATAAAGTGAAAATTTTTATTGAATTGCTGGTAGTTACAGCAATTTCATATTTTATGGCCGATGCTTGTTATGCTCTCTTTTTTGTAGAACAGGACATAGCTCCCAAGTATGTGACACGTAATGTTACTACTAAAAAAATCTTAGAGAAGCAGGTTGCATTAAGTTCTTTTAAAATTATTGAGCAACGAAATCTTCTCAAAGTAAAAAATGCTCCCCCAGTTCCAAAGAAAAGAAAGCCTAAGAAAAAAACTACATCCCAGGCTCTTTCCATTAGTAAGCGTGGGTTTCATCTGCTCGGGACAATATTTGCTGAAAAGCCATCTGAAAGTTGGGCGATTGTTTTGTATAAAAACAAACAATCACTATATAGGAATGGCTCAAAAATCAGTGGTTGGAAAGTTGTAGAGATAAAGAGACGTGAGATCATTTTACAACGGGGAAGGGCAAAAGAACGTCTTCTGATAGACGGGAAAAAAGCAACAGCTTCTCGCGGAAGCTCTGGGGGGCGTGTTGTTGCAAGAAGTTATATCAAAAATCAATTGAAAGATTTAAGTAAGGTCGCGAGCAGTATTAAAATCGTTCCTCAGACTAAAGGGGGAAGGAAAGGGCTGCATGTGCAGGCGCTACAGTCTGGAAGTTTCTTATATAATATGGGATTGCGTAAAGGCGATTTGCTTGTAAAGGCAAATGGCAAGTCTTTAACATCCTTTGGTGATGCGGCTTCTTTAATGTCCATGTTAGATAAGAATAATATTTCCTTAAATATTATTCGGAAAGGAAAAAGCCAAACCTTGACGTTCAGGCTGAAGTAA
- a CDS encoding glycosyltransferase has protein sequence MHAINIPLLRQFILTRTFSKRTQFVRKYPTTIFSGFYAPLAAPYLEGQQGIYYCHTPPRFVYGERDFFLSTVPAVARPLLNSFINWYAPQFKKTLPHIQTFVANSKNVQERIKNFLHRDSTIVYPPCDTEQYHNAESQGYYLSMGRLDPLKRIDVIINAFKEMPTKNLVITSSGPSEEQLKKLATDCDNIKFVGQLSEKQLQKAIAESIATIYIPKQEDFGMCAIESMAAGKPVIVAAEGGLLETVTDGETGIFTPANPQGKDIIEAVNSLSASKATCMKTACLDRATQFDTSVFVNAMKRLILER, from the coding sequence ATGCACGCAATTAACATTCCTTTACTGCGCCAATTTATTCTTACACGCACTTTCAGCAAGCGCACTCAATTTGTACGTAAATATCCCACCACTATTTTTAGCGGATTTTATGCTCCCCTCGCGGCACCATACCTAGAGGGACAGCAAGGAATTTACTATTGTCACACTCCACCCCGTTTTGTGTACGGCGAACGTGACTTTTTTCTTTCTACAGTTCCTGCTGTTGCAAGACCTCTTCTTAACAGTTTTATAAACTGGTATGCCCCACAGTTCAAAAAAACGCTGCCACATATTCAAACATTTGTGGCGAATTCAAAGAACGTCCAAGAACGCATCAAAAATTTTCTGCACAGAGATTCGACGATTGTATATCCGCCTTGTGATACCGAACAATATCATAACGCAGAATCACAAGGGTACTACCTCTCCATGGGGAGACTAGACCCTCTTAAACGGATCGATGTCATCATTAATGCATTTAAAGAAATGCCAACGAAAAATTTGGTGATCACCTCTTCTGGGCCTTCTGAAGAACAACTGAAAAAACTTGCAACAGACTGCGATAATATCAAATTTGTTGGGCAGCTATCCGAAAAACAACTGCAAAAAGCTATTGCGGAATCGATTGCAACTATCTACATTCCAAAGCAAGAAGATTTCGGCATGTGCGCTATCGAATCAATGGCGGCTGGCAAACCGGTAATTGTGGCTGCTGAGGGTGGACTTCTCGAAACTGTTACCGATGGTGAGACAGGCATTTTCACCCCTGCAAATCCTCAGGGCAAAGACATTATCGAAGCCGTAAACTCGCTCTCAGCCAGCAAGGCAACATGCATGAAAACAGCATGTCTTGACCGGGCAACACAATTCGATACTTCGGTATTCGTTAATGCCATGAAGCGTCTTATCTTGGAACGCTAA
- a CDS encoding prepilin-type N-terminal cleavage/methylation domain-containing protein, giving the protein MPCIQPDKAHSISKQPSGNEGFTIVEVLVALVLLGVAVMMTVTLTTQNQDNLAQTRLQDTAIVLAREKLFELENDGFSASTGKSGDFRPDHPGFTWKASAHATNTAAIYRLLLTVSWGDEEDRDVTIEKLFKE; this is encoded by the coding sequence ATGCCCTGCATCCAGCCTGACAAAGCTCACTCCATCTCCAAACAACCCTCCGGCAATGAAGGTTTCACCATCGTTGAAGTTCTGGTTGCCTTAGTGCTGTTAGGGGTAGCAGTCATGATGACAGTTACTCTGACCACACAAAATCAGGACAACCTTGCCCAGACCCGCTTGCAGGATACTGCAATTGTTCTTGCGCGAGAAAAGCTCTTCGAACTGGAAAACGACGGATTTTCGGCAAGTACAGGAAAGTCTGGCGATTTTCGTCCGGACCATCCTGGGTTTACGTGGAAGGCTTCAGCGCATGCTACAAACACAGCGGCTATCTATAGATTACTCTTGACTGTTTCATGGGGAGATGAGGAAGACAGAGATGTTACCATTGAAAAACTATTCAAAGAATAG
- a CDS encoding type II secretion system protein GspJ, with the protein MLPLKNYSKNRMPTQITPPNGQAGFTLFEVLIAMTLMATIITTLFALFGNVIDASQHARKRMAYDQAGRTILSIVEDDFRYMLPDMKTSGLKFDATMDSDTFEEQDLLGFASTSSLAFRTHEHVRSLQYVTYSLKEQDNDLFTLIRTERPNPTVTGDFKELKYPLIEDVSECVFEYYNGEYNEFQKDWGVEKSQLPTAIRMTLTLGTKDEPYQYQLVIPLPQEDEL; encoded by the coding sequence ATGTTACCATTGAAAAACTATTCAAAGAATAGAATGCCTACTCAGATTACCCCTCCGAACGGGCAAGCAGGTTTTACTTTATTTGAAGTACTCATCGCCATGACGCTAATGGCGACCATTATCACAACTCTTTTTGCACTGTTCGGCAATGTAATTGACGCATCGCAACATGCTCGGAAGCGTATGGCATACGATCAAGCCGGCAGAACAATTTTAAGCATTGTTGAAGATGATTTTCGCTATATGCTTCCAGATATGAAGACTAGTGGACTGAAGTTTGATGCAACGATGGATAGCGATACATTTGAAGAACAAGACCTGCTTGGATTTGCCAGCACATCCTCCCTCGCTTTTCGTACTCATGAACATGTCCGCTCACTACAATATGTTACCTACTCCCTTAAAGAACAAGACAACGATCTCTTCACACTTATCAGAACAGAACGTCCAAACCCCACAGTTACAGGGGACTTTAAGGAACTGAAATATCCTCTTATTGAGGACGTCTCTGAATGTGTATTTGAGTACTACAATGGTGAATATAATGAATTTCAAAAAGATTGGGGCGTAGAAAAATCGCAGCTTCCGACAGCCATACGCATGACCCTTACTCTGGGTACAAAAGACGAACCATACCAATATCAGCTTGTAATTCCATTACCGCAGGAGGATGAATTATAA
- a CDS encoding general secretion pathway protein GspK, whose translation MRLPAPSIERNNEQGTIIIIVLLVLVVLSFLAMELSKETLIDHTSSVYVKSSITGNILCDSGRMLAKEILVTDLEESKGDYNFETWGLFNTELEDISEELTSGTLSGEITDENSLFPINKLALLDKNTKKITEQYQGVFLRMLKTLCSDLNLTSGTAEDLLISIRIWQGEQLSRASEDDTWYAAQKIPYTRTKKTFRSPDEMLLLYWPKAKESDIKKLYYGTDSVSGLRDLITIWGEGPINMNTANETLTTAIPIANNNKEDFLNRMALYRNDPTSNFETTWYLNAAKFSGIEEKNIPKDILDFKSNTFRVTLTADIGSGSKKEIIFLRRTDKKVVLLGSHGE comes from the coding sequence ATGCGACTACCTGCGCCATCCATTGAACGTAATAACGAGCAAGGCACCATTATCATCATCGTCTTGCTTGTACTTGTAGTGTTATCCTTTCTTGCCATGGAATTATCCAAGGAAACACTTATTGATCACACAAGCTCCGTCTATGTAAAATCATCCATCACTGGAAATATTCTATGTGATTCCGGAAGGATGCTTGCGAAAGAAATACTGGTTACTGACTTAGAAGAAAGCAAAGGTGACTACAATTTTGAAACATGGGGCCTGTTTAATACAGAACTCGAGGATATTTCTGAGGAGTTAACAAGCGGTACTCTTTCTGGAGAAATAACAGACGAGAACTCACTTTTCCCTATTAATAAGCTTGCGCTACTTGATAAAAATACAAAAAAAATTACTGAACAATATCAGGGTGTCTTTTTGCGCATGCTGAAAACGCTTTGTAGCGATTTAAATTTGACCTCAGGAACAGCGGAAGATCTCCTCATTTCAATACGCATTTGGCAGGGTGAACAGCTCTCTAGAGCCTCAGAGGACGACACTTGGTACGCGGCTCAAAAGATACCGTACACTCGAACCAAAAAAACATTCCGTTCACCAGACGAAATGCTCCTCCTCTACTGGCCCAAAGCCAAAGAAAGCGATATTAAAAAGCTTTATTATGGCACGGATTCAGTAAGCGGCTTACGCGACCTCATAACGATATGGGGAGAAGGGCCTATTAACATGAACACTGCAAATGAAACTCTGACTACTGCCATTCCTATTGCGAACAATAATAAAGAAGACTTTCTGAATAGGATGGCGCTTTACCGCAACGATCCTACCAGTAACTTCGAAACAACATGGTATCTTAACGCAGCTAAGTTTAGTGGAATTGAAGAAAAGAATATTCCTAAAGATATCTTGGATTTTAAATCCAACACATTTCGCGTCACTCTCACCGCTGATATTGGCAGTGGCAGTAAGAAAGAAATAATTTTTCTGCGCCGAACAGATAAAAAAGTCGTCCTTCTGGGAAGCCATGGAGAATAA
- a CDS encoding HAD family hydrolase encodes MSSSLNFSAVIFDLDGTLLYTLEEIAAATNAALARVGYPEHSVDAYRQFVGSGAKKLAWRVLPKEKQCQEECEALYAVLGEEYARSLNTIARPYDGVQDVLITFAAAGKQLAVLSNKPDELTKAAVKKFFPTVDFVVVQGGLPDVPLKPAGDSAIGIAAKMKLEPEQIIFVGDSDVDMQTAQNAGMVPVGASWGFRGGEELTAAGAKVVLEAPVDLESLL; translated from the coding sequence ATGAGTAGTTCACTGAATTTTTCTGCTGTCATTTTCGATCTTGATGGTACCTTGTTATATACTCTGGAAGAAATTGCAGCGGCAACCAACGCGGCTCTTGCTCGTGTTGGGTATCCTGAGCATTCTGTTGACGCGTATCGCCAATTTGTAGGTAGCGGTGCGAAAAAACTGGCTTGGAGAGTGCTCCCTAAGGAGAAGCAATGTCAGGAAGAATGTGAAGCTTTGTACGCTGTTCTTGGTGAAGAATATGCTCGTTCGTTGAACACCATTGCTCGCCCGTATGATGGCGTGCAGGATGTGCTGATTACATTTGCTGCGGCAGGTAAGCAGTTGGCTGTACTGTCAAATAAGCCGGATGAGCTAACAAAAGCGGCTGTTAAGAAATTTTTCCCAACAGTTGACTTTGTTGTCGTTCAGGGCGGGCTTCCAGATGTTCCCCTTAAGCCGGCTGGAGATAGTGCAATAGGAATTGCTGCAAAGATGAAGTTGGAGCCAGAACAAATAATCTTCGTAGGCGATTCAGATGTGGATATGCAAACGGCTCAAAATGCAGGCATGGTTCCCGTGGGGGCATCATGGGGCTTTAGAGGGGGTGAAGAACTTACAGCAGCAGGTGCTAAAGTCGTTCTTGAAGCTCCGGTTGATTTGGAATCGTTGCTTTAA
- a CDS encoding xanthine dehydrogenase family protein molybdopterin-binding subunit, which yields MTKLHVVGKNVDRRDGVDKTTGRALFTSDMALPGMLHAKVLRSPHAHARIVSIDTSEAEELHGVHAVMTHENGPKNLFNAAAPMFLTVSNLERVLDQYLFDEIVRYVGDEVAAVAATTEAIAEQALTLIKVEYELLPAVFDPEEAMGADSPVLHGEKGCTPEGKNIPGEIIKIPYGDVAKGLEESDVVIEKSFKLPIVKQVQMETQSAVAQVNGSGEVTVWSTTQTPHPSRAILGKIFDVPASKIRVLAPPYVGGGFGVRIGLSGLAEPIAMGLALLAKRPVKLVYSRKEDFIASDTRHPATITVKLGAKKDGTFNALDLKAIFNTGAYCGFGTELPGVCGAMTLAIYRIPNQRYFGHSVYTNHTSSGAMRGFGNPQGNFALEQVVDMMADELGMNSYDLRMKNIMKVNDPWCLPFPCLSSELAECMKQGSESIGWKDRASLKSSAPNKVRGMGMAVGTHVSNAWPFCVDYDNAYFTVQSDGTVQVSSGVPEMGTGICTSLVQIAAEAFGTDMENISLSFGDTLTSPFDIGGHASRSCYAAGLAIKAAAEDAKQQMLEYAAPYFDTSPDALTLQYGHIFMSSVTAIDEAPCVTLDDAKEHPTGKVTLENIAYHAHVRNKQFISVGKIVPKNAPPWHVCFADVEVDTETGKVEVLKLTAAHDVGTAVNPMIVEGQIEGGVVQGLGYALTEEIRYNDKGVQTHSNMHSYMLPTAEDIPPMESIIVESHDPTGPFGAKGAGECSLVCPASAIGNAIANATGVRFTELPMTPERIFARLHPED from the coding sequence ATGACTAAATTACACGTAGTAGGTAAGAATGTTGATCGGCGCGATGGTGTTGATAAAACAACAGGCCGTGCTCTTTTCACTAGTGATATGGCTTTGCCGGGTATGCTGCATGCTAAAGTGTTGCGCAGCCCCCATGCTCATGCTCGGATTGTAAGTATTGATACGTCTGAGGCAGAAGAACTGCACGGCGTACATGCTGTAATGACGCATGAGAATGGTCCTAAAAATTTATTCAACGCAGCCGCTCCGATGTTCCTCACAGTTTCCAATTTGGAACGAGTGTTGGATCAATATTTATTTGATGAAATTGTACGGTATGTTGGTGATGAAGTTGCGGCGGTAGCTGCTACAACTGAAGCCATAGCTGAGCAAGCGTTAACGCTGATTAAGGTAGAGTACGAATTACTGCCCGCTGTGTTTGATCCTGAAGAAGCAATGGGGGCGGATTCGCCTGTATTGCATGGTGAGAAGGGATGTACCCCTGAGGGGAAAAACATCCCTGGTGAGATCATTAAGATTCCTTACGGTGACGTAGCAAAAGGTCTCGAAGAATCTGATGTTGTCATCGAAAAGTCCTTTAAGCTTCCAATTGTAAAACAAGTGCAGATGGAAACGCAGAGCGCTGTTGCTCAGGTAAACGGTAGTGGCGAAGTAACCGTATGGTCTACAACACAGACTCCGCATCCATCACGCGCAATTCTCGGGAAAATATTTGATGTTCCCGCCAGTAAGATTCGTGTGTTGGCTCCCCCATACGTAGGTGGTGGGTTTGGCGTACGTATCGGGTTAAGCGGCCTTGCTGAGCCAATTGCAATGGGCTTGGCATTACTGGCAAAACGTCCCGTTAAGCTTGTCTATTCACGAAAAGAAGATTTTATTGCCTCAGATACTCGGCATCCGGCAACCATAACGGTAAAACTGGGTGCTAAGAAAGACGGTACATTCAACGCACTCGATCTGAAGGCTATCTTTAACACTGGCGCATATTGTGGCTTCGGCACAGAACTCCCCGGAGTATGTGGAGCCATGACGCTGGCAATCTACCGTATTCCGAATCAGCGATACTTTGGACATAGCGTTTACACCAACCACACCAGTTCTGGAGCCATGCGTGGTTTCGGTAACCCGCAGGGTAACTTTGCGCTGGAACAAGTGGTAGACATGATGGCGGACGAGCTGGGAATGAATTCGTACGACTTGCGTATGAAAAACATTATGAAGGTGAATGACCCTTGGTGTCTGCCATTCCCATGTTTGAGTTCTGAACTGGCTGAGTGCATGAAACAAGGCTCGGAGAGTATCGGTTGGAAGGATCGTGCGTCGCTTAAGTCGTCTGCGCCGAACAAAGTTCGTGGCATGGGTATGGCGGTAGGTACGCACGTAAGTAACGCTTGGCCTTTCTGTGTAGACTACGACAATGCCTACTTTACAGTTCAGTCTGACGGAACTGTGCAGGTGTCTTCTGGCGTGCCGGAAATGGGCACAGGTATTTGTACTTCTCTCGTACAGATTGCAGCAGAAGCGTTCGGTACTGACATGGAAAATATTTCATTGTCATTTGGTGATACCTTAACTTCTCCATTTGATATTGGTGGGCATGCGAGTCGTTCCTGTTATGCCGCCGGGTTGGCGATTAAAGCGGCAGCGGAGGATGCTAAGCAGCAAATGTTGGAATATGCTGCGCCATACTTCGATACTTCTCCTGATGCCCTTACGTTACAATATGGCCATATTTTTATGTCCTCAGTTACAGCAATCGACGAAGCACCTTGTGTGACGTTGGACGACGCCAAAGAGCATCCAACTGGAAAGGTGACTTTAGAGAATATTGCATATCACGCTCATGTGAGAAACAAGCAGTTTATCAGTGTCGGTAAAATTGTTCCTAAGAATGCACCGCCATGGCATGTGTGTTTTGCAGATGTTGAAGTGGATACTGAGACTGGTAAGGTTGAAGTCTTAAAACTCACGGCAGCACATGATGTAGGCACCGCAGTGAACCCGATGATTGTCGAAGGGCAAATTGAAGGTGGAGTGGTTCAGGGCTTAGGGTATGCTTTAACTGAAGAGATTAGATACAACGATAAAGGTGTTCAGACCCATAGCAATATGCATAGCTACATGTTGCCGACTGCTGAAGATATTCCACCGATGGAATCTATTATTGTTGAATCTCATGATCCGACTGGGCCTTTCGGAGCTAAGGGCGCTGGTGAGTGCAGCCTCGTGTGTCCTGCATCTGCAATTGGTAACGCTATTGCGAATGCAACAGGAGTGCGCTTTACAGAGTTACCGATGACACCTGAGCGCATATTTGCTCGATTGCATCCGGAAGACTAA